A single region of the Geobacillus subterraneus genome encodes:
- the dat gene encoding D-amino-acid transaminase translates to MSVKPHVLTERGIFRYEQVTYPMEERGLQFGDGVYEVVRLYSGAYVWLQEHLDRLYRSAAAIRLSVPFAPEELSERLEQLRRMNDVREDAILYLQVTRGSFPRSHTFPTENRPNLYAYIQPMARKTDEIAHGVHATLTKDVRWEYCYIKSLNLLPNVLAKQEAAERGAFEAILHRDGIVTEGSSSNIFLVKDETVYTHPATERILNGIVRTRVKQFCGELGIPFIEEAFSVHDLARADELFLTSTTSAITPIVQVDDITIGDGRPGAVTKSLQAAYQKATQPAASNA, encoded by the coding sequence ATGTCAGTAAAACCGCACGTATTGACCGAACGTGGCATTTTTCGCTATGAGCAAGTGACGTATCCGATGGAAGAACGCGGCTTGCAGTTTGGCGATGGCGTCTATGAGGTAGTTCGCCTATACAGCGGAGCGTACGTTTGGCTCCAAGAGCATCTCGATCGCCTATACCGTTCGGCGGCCGCTATTCGCCTGTCCGTCCCGTTCGCTCCCGAAGAGCTGTCCGAGCGGCTTGAGCAGCTTCGCCGCATGAACGACGTGCGTGAAGATGCGATTTTGTATTTGCAAGTGACGCGGGGCAGCTTTCCGCGCAGCCATACGTTCCCGACGGAAAATCGGCCGAATTTGTACGCCTACATCCAGCCGATGGCGCGGAAAACAGACGAAATAGCACACGGTGTGCACGCCACGTTAACGAAAGATGTTCGTTGGGAATACTGCTATATTAAAAGTTTGAACTTGCTGCCAAACGTGCTGGCGAAACAAGAAGCGGCCGAGCGCGGTGCGTTTGAAGCGATTCTCCACCGCGACGGCATCGTGACCGAGGGCAGTTCATCGAATATTTTTCTTGTCAAAGACGAAACGGTGTACACTCATCCAGCGACGGAGCGGATTTTAAACGGCATCGTCCGCACGAGAGTGAAGCAGTTTTGTGGAGAGCTTGGCATCCCGTTCATTGAAGAAGCGTTTTCGGTCCACGACCTCGCTAGGGCGGATGAACTGTTTTTGACGAGCACAACCTCGGCTATTACTCCGATCGTCCAAGTGGATGACATAACAATCGGCGACGGCCGGCCAGGAGCGGTGACGAAATCCTTGCAAGCCGCCTATCAAAAGGCGACGCAGCCGGCCGCAAGCAACGCTTGA
- a CDS encoding ABC transporter ATP-binding protein, translating into MLELRRITKVFNEGTADEKIALQGIDLTLSPGDFVTVIGSNGAGKSTLMNIIAGRLSPDTGEVWINGRNVTALKEHVRARYIGRVFQDPMAGTAPHMTIEENLVLAYNRTKRRTLRLGVTKQKREWFRETLQTLHLGLENRLTAKVGLLSGGERQALSLLMATFTKPDVLLLDEHTAALDPARAELVTELTKQIVAQHNLTTLMVTHNMEQAIRLGNRLIMMDGGQIIFAAEGKEKEELTVERLLEEFQRIRGSQFASDRAVLSS; encoded by the coding sequence TTGCTGGAGCTAAGACGAATTACAAAAGTATTTAACGAAGGGACGGCCGATGAGAAAATCGCTTTACAAGGCATTGATTTAACGCTTTCCCCCGGCGATTTCGTCACCGTCATCGGCAGCAACGGCGCCGGAAAATCAACGTTGATGAACATCATCGCCGGTCGGTTGTCTCCTGACACGGGCGAAGTGTGGATCAACGGCCGCAACGTGACCGCGCTTAAGGAGCACGTACGCGCCCGCTACATCGGCCGCGTCTTTCAAGATCCGATGGCCGGCACCGCACCGCATATGACGATTGAAGAAAACTTAGTGCTCGCCTACAATCGGACGAAGCGGCGCACGCTCCGCCTCGGCGTGACAAAGCAAAAGCGCGAATGGTTCCGGGAAACGCTGCAAACGCTCCATTTAGGGCTCGAAAACCGGCTTACCGCCAAAGTGGGGCTTCTCTCCGGTGGAGAGCGGCAAGCGCTCTCGTTATTGATGGCGACGTTTACGAAGCCGGATGTGCTTTTGCTTGACGAGCATACCGCCGCTCTCGATCCGGCGCGGGCCGAGCTTGTGACTGAACTGACGAAACAAATCGTCGCCCAACACAACTTGACGACGCTGATGGTGACGCACAATATGGAGCAGGCGATCCGCCTTGGCAACCGGCTCATTATGATGGACGGCGGACAAATCATCTTTGCCGCCGAAGGAAAGGAAAAGGAAGAGTTGACGGTCGAGCGGCTGCTTGAGGAATTTCAGCGCATCCGCGGCAGCCAGTTCGCCAGCGACCGCGCTGTGCTTAGCTCATAA
- a CDS encoding ABC transporter permease has protein sequence MFSSVEAGLIYAIMALGVYMSFRILDFPDLTVDGSFVTGASVAAVMIVGGANPFAASAAALVAGFAAGAVTGLLHTKGKINPLLSGILMMIALYSINLRIMGKSNVPLLQQETVITKITAVWQQTGLDAVLSQLFSFTGFAPRTWAILCSMAVLTFVIKGVLDWLMKTEFGIALRAAGDNKPMVASFSANTDWLIVFGLGLSNALVAFSGALIAQYGGFSDVNMGVGMIVIGLASVIIGEALFGARSVVRATWAVIGGAVVYRLILAIALRVEFLETGDVKLITAFIVMAALIVPNVWAAQKEKRRKKRKAQQLERGESIAGAKTNYKSI, from the coding sequence ATGTTTAGTTCTGTGGAAGCCGGCTTGATTTATGCCATCATGGCGCTTGGCGTCTACATGTCGTTTCGCATTTTGGATTTTCCCGATTTAACGGTCGATGGCAGCTTTGTCACCGGCGCGTCGGTCGCTGCCGTGATGATTGTCGGTGGAGCGAATCCGTTTGCCGCTTCGGCTGCAGCGCTGGTGGCCGGCTTTGCGGCTGGAGCGGTGACCGGGCTTTTGCACACAAAAGGGAAAATCAACCCACTTTTATCCGGCATTTTGATGATGATCGCTTTATATTCCATTAATCTGCGCATTATGGGGAAATCGAACGTGCCGCTGCTGCAGCAGGAGACGGTCATTACGAAGATCACAGCTGTCTGGCAGCAAACGGGATTGGATGCGGTGCTCAGTCAGCTGTTTTCCTTTACGGGCTTTGCGCCGCGGACATGGGCGATTTTATGTTCGATGGCGGTGCTGACGTTCGTGATCAAAGGGGTTCTCGACTGGCTGATGAAAACAGAGTTCGGAATCGCATTGCGGGCGGCCGGAGACAACAAACCGATGGTGGCGAGCTTTTCCGCCAACACGGACTGGCTCATTGTCTTCGGGCTCGGGCTGTCGAATGCGCTCGTCGCCTTTTCCGGGGCGCTTATCGCCCAGTACGGGGGGTTCAGTGATGTCAACATGGGGGTCGGGATGATTGTCATCGGTTTAGCTTCGGTGATTATCGGAGAGGCGTTGTTTGGTGCCCGTTCGGTCGTGCGCGCGACGTGGGCGGTCATCGGCGGCGCTGTCGTTTACCGCCTCATTTTGGCGATCGCCTTGCGCGTCGAGTTTTTGGAGACGGGCGATGTGAAATTGATTACCGCATTCATTGTCATGGCGGCGCTCATCGTGCCAAACGTGTGGGCGGCACAAAAAGAAAAGCGGCGGAAAAAGCGAAAAGCGCAGCAGTTGGAGAGGGGGGAGTCCATTGCTGGAGCTAAGACGAATTACAAAAGTATTTAA
- a CDS encoding ABC transporter substrate-binding protein, which yields MGKHMRRLAMLCAASFLLLSGCGGANETGSSQGNGGGQEAKEKTYKIGVTQIVEHPSLDAARKGFEQALKDKGLSVEYDVQIAQGDQSNNQTIANNFASDGVDLIFANSTPSAQAALNATKDIPIVFTSVTDPVGAQLVQSMEKPGGNVTGTTDTHPEAIPKTVQFIDKYIQGNRVGMVYNAGEQNSVAQVDQVKKAMEGTDLKIVSASVSTSAEVKQATESLIGKVDCLYIITDNTVVSALESVIQVANEHDIPLFVGELDSVKRGGFAAYGFDYYDIGYEAGEMAAQILQEGKKPADLPVQYPQKLKLAINKKAAQEMGIELNPEWDSIAEYIE from the coding sequence ATGGGCAAACATATGCGGCGGCTTGCCATGTTGTGCGCAGCCAGCTTTTTGCTGCTTAGCGGCTGCGGTGGAGCGAACGAAACAGGAAGCAGCCAAGGAAACGGCGGCGGGCAGGAAGCGAAGGAAAAGACATACAAAATCGGGGTGACACAAATCGTCGAGCATCCGTCGCTTGATGCGGCGCGCAAAGGATTTGAGCAGGCGTTAAAGGACAAGGGGTTGTCCGTCGAGTATGACGTGCAAATCGCCCAAGGAGACCAAAGCAACAACCAAACGATCGCCAACAATTTTGCCTCCGATGGCGTTGACTTGATTTTCGCCAACTCGACGCCAAGCGCGCAGGCAGCGCTCAATGCGACAAAAGACATTCCGATCGTTTTTACGTCAGTGACCGATCCGGTCGGCGCCCAGCTTGTCCAATCGATGGAGAAGCCGGGCGGCAATGTGACAGGCACGACGGACACGCATCCGGAGGCGATTCCGAAAACGGTGCAGTTTATTGATAAATATATCCAAGGCAACCGCGTCGGAATGGTGTATAACGCCGGCGAACAAAACTCGGTCGCACAGGTGGATCAAGTGAAAAAGGCGATGGAAGGAACCGATTTGAAAATCGTTTCCGCCTCGGTATCCACGTCGGCCGAAGTGAAGCAGGCGACCGAATCGCTGATCGGCAAGGTCGACTGCCTGTATATCATTACCGATAATACGGTTGTGTCAGCGCTTGAGTCAGTCATTCAAGTGGCCAATGAACACGACATTCCTCTGTTCGTCGGCGAGCTTGATTCAGTGAAGCGCGGCGGGTTTGCGGCGTACGGGTTTGATTATTATGACATCGGCTATGAAGCCGGTGAGATGGCGGCGCAAATTTTGCAAGAGGGGAAAAAGCCGGCCGATCTGCCGGTGCAATACCCGCAAAAATTGAAGCTGGCCATTAACAAAAAAGCAGCACAAGAAATGGGAATTGAACTCAACCCGGAATGGGATTCGATCGCTGAATATATCGAATAA
- a CDS encoding fatty acid--CoA ligase family protein, whose translation MNLTARLAQVAQQLPDKDAYVFMGERCTYQQLNAAVSKFADGLAQLGVRQGDHIALLLGNSPQFVIGLYGALRLGATVIPINPIYTPEEIAYILHNGDVKAVVGLDLLAPLFDEAKKRLPLFKHAIVCETPQGKEKGIPLSTEMKPFAEVLAAGSPDFTGPELNDDDVAVILYTSGTTGKPKGAMLTHKNLYSNAQDTADYLGINENDRVIAALPMFHVFCLTVALNAPLMNGATVLIMPKFSPATMFALTREEKATIFAGVPTMYNFLYQHEEGSADDLRTLRLCISGGASMPVALLENFEKKFNVIVSEGYGLSEASPVTCFNPLDRPRKPGSIGTNIKNVENKVVNEYGEEVPVGEVGELVVRGPNVMKGYYKMPEETAAALRDGWLHTGDLARMDEDGYFYIVDRKKEMIIVGGYNVYPREVEEVLYSHPDVVEAAVIGVPDPDYGEAVRAFVVAKNPELTEEQLIAYCRERLAKYKVPGEISFLKELPKNATGKILRRALKERLTASHA comes from the coding sequence ATGAATTTAACGGCGCGGTTGGCACAAGTGGCGCAACAACTGCCGGACAAAGATGCGTATGTGTTTATGGGGGAACGATGCACGTATCAACAATTGAATGCCGCCGTATCGAAGTTTGCCGACGGACTGGCGCAGCTTGGCGTCCGCCAAGGCGACCATATCGCCCTGCTGCTTGGCAATTCGCCTCAGTTTGTCATCGGTCTATACGGAGCGCTGCGGCTCGGGGCGACTGTGATTCCGATCAACCCGATTTATACGCCGGAGGAGATTGCCTACATTTTGCATAATGGCGATGTCAAAGCGGTGGTCGGCCTCGATTTGCTCGCGCCGCTGTTTGACGAGGCAAAAAAGCGGCTGCCGCTTTTCAAGCACGCCATCGTTTGCGAAACCCCGCAAGGGAAAGAAAAGGGCATTCCATTGTCAACAGAGATGAAACCGTTTGCAGAAGTGCTGGCTGCCGGCAGTCCGGATTTCACAGGGCCGGAGCTTAATGATGATGATGTCGCTGTTATTTTGTATACGTCCGGAACGACCGGCAAGCCAAAAGGGGCGATGCTTACGCATAAAAACTTGTACAGCAATGCGCAAGACACGGCTGATTATTTGGGCATCAATGAAAATGACCGCGTCATTGCCGCCCTGCCGATGTTCCACGTCTTTTGCCTGACGGTGGCGTTAAACGCCCCGCTTATGAATGGAGCGACGGTACTGATTATGCCGAAATTCAGCCCAGCGACCATGTTTGCGTTAACCCGCGAGGAAAAGGCGACGATTTTTGCCGGCGTGCCGACAATGTATAACTTTCTCTACCAGCATGAGGAAGGGAGCGCGGACGATTTACGCACGCTTCGGCTTTGCATCTCGGGTGGCGCTTCTATGCCGGTCGCACTACTGGAAAACTTTGAGAAAAAATTCAACGTGATCGTCTCGGAAGGGTACGGGCTGTCGGAGGCGTCGCCAGTTACGTGCTTCAACCCGCTTGACCGGCCGCGCAAGCCCGGCTCGATTGGGACGAATATTAAAAACGTTGAAAACAAAGTTGTCAATGAATATGGGGAAGAAGTGCCGGTCGGAGAAGTCGGCGAGCTTGTCGTCCGCGGCCCCAACGTCATGAAAGGGTATTACAAAATGCCGGAAGAAACGGCCGCCGCTTTGCGCGACGGTTGGCTGCACACCGGCGATTTGGCGCGCATGGATGAGGACGGCTATTTCTATATCGTCGACCGAAAAAAAGAGATGATCATCGTCGGCGGCTACAACGTATACCCGCGTGAAGTCGAGGAAGTGCTATACAGCCATCCGGATGTCGTTGAAGCTGCGGTGATCGGCGTGCCGGATCCAGATTACGGCGAGGCGGTGCGGGCGTTTGTCGTCGCGAAAAATCCGGAGCTGACTGAGGAGCAATTAATTGCCTACTGCCGCGAGCGGTTGGCGAAGTATAAAGTGCCGGGCGAAATCAGCTTTTTAAAGGAACTGCCAAAAAATGCGACAGGAAAAATTTTGCGGAGAGCCTTAAAAGAACGGTTAACCGCCTCCCATGCTTAA
- a CDS encoding MBL fold metallo-hydrolase has protein sequence MKVTVIGYWGGFPAANEATSAYLFEHDGFRLLVDCGSGALAKLQNYTAVENLDAVILSHYHYDHIADIGPLQYARLIYKKSGVDLPVLPVYGHAEDEEAFAHLTHNGITEGIAYDPKGTLAVGPFSLTFLKTVHPVPCYAMRITAGGNTIVYTADSSYMPEFVPFAKGADLLIGECNFYAGQNAAPAGHMTSEEAAMIAEGAGVGELWLTHLPHVGRHGQLIEEAGRTFQGVIRLAQTGLVWAR, from the coding sequence ATGAAAGTAACGGTCATCGGCTATTGGGGGGGATTTCCGGCCGCCAATGAGGCGACATCGGCGTATTTGTTCGAGCATGACGGCTTTCGCTTGCTCGTTGATTGCGGGAGCGGAGCGCTCGCCAAACTGCAAAACTACACAGCCGTGGAAAATTTGGATGCGGTCATCCTCTCTCATTACCACTACGACCATATCGCTGATATCGGCCCGCTTCAATACGCCCGCCTCATCTATAAAAAATCGGGAGTTGACTTGCCGGTGCTTCCGGTTTATGGCCATGCGGAAGATGAGGAGGCGTTTGCCCACCTGACGCATAACGGCATTACGGAAGGGATCGCCTATGATCCGAAAGGGACACTTGCTGTTGGACCATTTTCGCTTACGTTCCTAAAAACAGTTCATCCGGTGCCGTGCTATGCGATGCGCATCACCGCCGGCGGCAACACGATCGTGTACACGGCCGATTCGAGTTATATGCCGGAGTTTGTGCCGTTTGCTAAAGGAGCTGATTTGCTTATTGGCGAGTGCAACTTTTATGCCGGACAAAATGCGGCGCCCGCCGGGCACATGACGAGCGAAGAGGCGGCAATGATCGCTGAAGGGGCAGGCGTCGGCGAGCTATGGTTGACGCATTTGCCGCACGTTGGCCGCCATGGGCAGCTCATCGAAGAGGCGGGGAGGACGTTTCAAGGCGTCATTCGCCTCGCTCAAACTGGCCTCGTCTGGGCACGATAA
- the yhfH gene encoding protein YhfH — MLTKVLEFFKNLPPKKCMHCGKEMDEQHECYGNTCSDCLGAAYRQ, encoded by the coding sequence ATGTTGACGAAAGTGTTGGAATTTTTCAAAAACCTGCCACCCAAAAAATGCATGCATTGCGGCAAAGAAATGGATGAACAGCATGAATGTTACGGCAACACGTGTTCTGACTGCCTTGGCGCCGCTTACCGCCAATAG
- a CDS encoding YhgE/Pip domain-containing protein: MLEAVKLLWKPPLQIFARKLSGGSSRAFWDPYGHLDQLPVAVVNEDEGAVLDGENIQLGDDVVKRLKENGTFDWRFVSRKQADDGLKNRAYYMAVIIPNDFSANAATVQSGNPKPLRLVYIPNEGANYLAGKIGDSAIEAIKEEIAKNVTKTYAEAMLTKMKTAADGFGEASQGTAQLRDGLQTAEQGSRSLSGGMEEAKKGSARLAAGAEKAKDGAARLSRYLTELAEQSLSFENGLQAGNNGAKQLQTGATALQDGLGKLAAGSQQLASGALAAQNGATSLTNGLHASLNSMKALQERLPSLTSGANELHDGVAELEKGVQAWQQKAGEAAAGADEVNKGLQQYAAQLERMIEQTDDPQQKATLQMLYEQLQPLVAGSGNIATGVRGLAGQAGQVQNGASRLADGAAALASGQQAVQDGIEKLVNGQQQLADGAARLADGQQTVADGAKELENQLQAAYQGAQTVADGSSRLAEGINQLASGSSRLVSGTSKLADGANELSDGVSAVAKGADSLHQGFDRLLGGGRSLSAGLARLEQGAGELADRLSEGAEKADRIQANELVSEMIADPVQNDKRPLHHVPNYGTGFAPYFLSPPLCGMDGK, translated from the coding sequence TTGCTTGAAGCAGTCAAACTTCTTTGGAAGCCCCCACTTCAAATTTTCGCTAGAAAATTAAGTGGGGGTAGTTCACGGGCGTTTTGGGATCCGTACGGCCATTTAGATCAGTTGCCGGTCGCGGTCGTCAATGAAGATGAAGGGGCAGTGCTTGACGGCGAGAACATTCAGCTTGGCGACGACGTGGTGAAGCGGCTGAAGGAAAACGGCACGTTTGATTGGCGGTTCGTCAGCCGCAAGCAAGCGGACGACGGCTTGAAGAACCGGGCGTATTACATGGCCGTCATCATTCCTAACGATTTTTCCGCTAACGCAGCAACGGTGCAAAGCGGCAACCCGAAGCCGCTGAGACTCGTATACATCCCGAACGAAGGGGCGAACTATTTAGCTGGAAAGATTGGCGATTCCGCCATCGAGGCAATAAAAGAAGAAATTGCCAAAAACGTGACGAAAACGTACGCGGAAGCCATGTTAACGAAGATGAAGACAGCGGCTGACGGGTTTGGTGAGGCAAGTCAAGGAACTGCCCAACTGCGCGATGGGCTCCAAACAGCAGAACAAGGAAGCCGTTCGCTTTCCGGCGGGATGGAGGAGGCGAAGAAAGGGAGCGCCCGTTTAGCCGCCGGAGCGGAAAAAGCCAAAGACGGGGCCGCTCGTTTGTCCCGTTATTTAACCGAGCTGGCTGAGCAATCATTGTCGTTTGAAAACGGCTTGCAAGCGGGAAACAATGGAGCGAAACAACTGCAAACTGGCGCAACAGCGCTGCAGGACGGGCTTGGAAAACTGGCTGCCGGCAGCCAACAGCTCGCTTCTGGCGCTCTAGCCGCCCAAAATGGGGCGACGTCGCTCACGAATGGATTGCATGCTTCGCTCAATAGCATGAAAGCACTGCAAGAGCGATTGCCGTCCCTAACTAGCGGGGCGAACGAGCTTCATGACGGGGTGGCTGAGTTGGAGAAGGGGGTGCAAGCGTGGCAACAAAAGGCGGGCGAAGCGGCCGCCGGAGCGGACGAAGTGAACAAAGGGCTGCAGCAATATGCCGCCCAACTCGAAAGGATGATCGAACAAACGGATGACCCGCAGCAAAAAGCGACGTTACAGATGCTGTATGAACAGCTTCAGCCGCTTGTAGCGGGAAGCGGGAACATAGCGACCGGCGTCCGCGGGCTAGCCGGCCAAGCGGGGCAGGTCCAAAACGGGGCTTCCCGCCTCGCTGACGGCGCAGCTGCGCTCGCTTCCGGGCAGCAGGCGGTGCAAGACGGCATCGAAAAACTCGTTAACGGGCAACAGCAGCTTGCTGATGGCGCCGCTCGCTTAGCGGACGGCCAACAAACAGTAGCGGATGGGGCGAAAGAGCTTGAGAACCAGCTTCAGGCTGCTTATCAAGGAGCACAAACGGTCGCTGACGGCAGCAGCAGACTGGCTGAAGGAATCAATCAGCTTGCTTCCGGTTCGAGCCGGCTCGTCTCGGGGACGAGCAAACTGGCGGATGGGGCAAACGAACTTTCCGACGGCGTGTCTGCTGTTGCCAAAGGAGCGGATTCACTCCACCAAGGATTTGACAGACTCCTTGGCGGCGGACGATCGTTGTCGGCGGGGCTTGCGCGTCTTGAACAAGGGGCGGGCGAGTTGGCTGACCGTTTAAGCGAAGGGGCGGAAAAGGCAGATCGTATTCAGGCAAACGAGCTTGTATCTGAGATGATCGCCGATCCGGTACAAAACGATAAGCGGCCGCTTCATCACGTGCCCAACTACGGAACTGGCTTTGCCCCGTACTTTTTATCGCCGCCGCTATGCGGTATGGACGGAAAGTGA
- a CDS encoding RNA-guided endonuclease InsQ/TnpB family protein: protein MYFCIKQQLNGLTKEEYLTLRELCHIAKNMYNVGLYNVRQYYFEHKEFLNYEKNDHLAKTNENYKLLNSNMAQQILKKVNEAFKSFFGLISLAKQGKYDYKAISIPKYLKKDGFHSLIIGQIRIDGNKFTIPYSRLFKKTHKPITITIPPVLLDKKIKQIEIIPKHHARFFEIQYKYEMPEDQRELNDQKALAIDLGLNNLATCVTSDGRSFIIDGRRLKSINQWFNKENARLQSIKDKQKIKGTTRKQALLAMNRNNKVNDYINKTCRYIINYCIENQIGKLVIGYAETWQRNINLGKKTNQNFVNIPLGNIKEKLEYLCEFYGIEFLKQEESYTSQASFFDGDEIPEYNADNPKEYKFSGKRIKRGLYRTKSGKLINADVNGALNILKKSKAVDLSVLCSSGEVDTPQRIRIA from the coding sequence ATGTATTTTTGTATCAAACAACAGCTAAATGGTTTGACCAAAGAAGAATACTTGACTCTTCGAGAACTGTGCCATATTGCCAAGAACATGTACAACGTCGGATTGTACAATGTCAGACAATACTATTTTGAACACAAGGAATTTCTTAATTATGAGAAAAACGATCATCTTGCCAAAACTAACGAAAACTATAAGCTGTTAAACAGCAACATGGCACAGCAAATTTTAAAAAAGGTCAATGAAGCCTTTAAATCTTTCTTTGGTTTGATCAGTCTTGCCAAACAAGGAAAATATGACTACAAGGCTATCAGTATTCCAAAATATCTTAAAAAAGATGGCTTTCATTCACTGATCATTGGCCAGATTCGTATAGACGGCAACAAATTCACGATACCGTATTCTCGCCTATTTAAAAAGACTCACAAGCCTATCACGATAACGATTCCGCCTGTGTTACTGGACAAAAAGATTAAGCAGATTGAAATCATTCCTAAGCATCATGCCAGGTTCTTTGAGATTCAGTACAAATATGAAATGCCTGAAGATCAAAGAGAATTAAACGACCAAAAAGCACTGGCCATTGATTTAGGATTAAACAATCTTGCCACTTGTGTCACATCAGACGGCAGATCATTCATCATTGATGGGCGGAGATTAAAAAGTATAAATCAATGGTTTAACAAAGAAAATGCCAGACTTCAAAGCATAAAAGATAAGCAAAAAATCAAAGGCACCACTCGTAAACAGGCTTTGCTTGCTATGAATCGCAATAATAAAGTGAATGATTATATCAACAAGACTTGCCGTTACATCATTAACTACTGTATTGAAAATCAAATTGGCAAACTTGTCATTGGCTATGCGGAAACATGGCAACGCAATATTAATCTAGGAAAAAAGACAAATCAAAACTTTGTCAATATTCCTCTCGGTAACATAAAAGAAAAACTAGAATATCTTTGTGAATTTTACGGCATTGAATTCTTGAAACAGGAAGAATCCTATACGTCTCAAGCCAGCTTTTTTGACGGCGATGAGATTCCTGAATATAATGCCGACAATCCAAAAGAATATAAGTTCAGCGGCAAACGTATTAAGCGCGGCTTGTATCGAACAAAGTCTGGCAAACTAATTAATGCTGATGTCAATGGCGCATTAAACATCTTAAAGAAAAGTAAAGCTGTAGACCTGAGTGTCTTATGCTCTAGCGGCGAAGTGGACACGCCTCAAAGAATAAGGATTGCTTGA
- a CDS encoding TetR/AcrR family transcriptional regulator, giving the protein MASDRKRQIIEAASQSFAAFGYKATTMEQIAKLANVGKGTIYTFFKSKEELLDEIVSSLIAEIKAEAEQAMDPSLPFSENVHRALYRILEFRQRHQLTAKLLQEVRSIGTAAVQEVLTKLDRAMVEFIRQKIETAVEKGEIRPCNAEITAFLMLKMYIALIVDWEKDHEPLAKEQIAELFTLYFLQGLSK; this is encoded by the coding sequence ATGGCAAGCGACCGTAAACGGCAAATTATCGAAGCAGCGTCCCAATCGTTCGCGGCTTTCGGTTATAAGGCGACGACGATGGAACAGATCGCCAAGCTCGCCAACGTCGGCAAAGGAACGATTTATACGTTTTTTAAAAGCAAAGAGGAGCTGCTTGATGAAATCGTTTCTTCCTTGATCGCGGAAATCAAAGCAGAAGCCGAGCAGGCGATGGATCCGTCGTTGCCGTTTTCCGAAAACGTCCATCGCGCCTTGTACCGCATTTTAGAATTCCGCCAGCGCCATCAGCTGACCGCGAAACTGCTTCAGGAAGTGCGCAGCATCGGCACGGCAGCGGTGCAGGAAGTGCTGACCAAGCTCGACCGGGCGATGGTCGAGTTTATCCGGCAAAAAATTGAGACGGCGGTGGAAAAAGGGGAAATCCGCCCGTGCAATGCCGAAATAACGGCGTTTTTAATGCTCAAGATGTACATCGCCCTCATTGTCGATTGGGAGAAAGATCATGAGCCGCTGGCAAAAGAGCAAATCGCTGAATTGTTTACGCTGTATTTTTTGCAAGGATTGTCCAAGTAG